One Sporomusaceae bacterium ACPt DNA window includes the following coding sequences:
- the xynR_4 gene encoding HTH-type transcriptional regulator XynR, which translates to MSNGKPTMVKSASRTLDIIEFIVKSPKPPTFTGIQEYLDIPKSSLSYLLQDLTNRDYIQFDPDMRVYYPGLKLIQLSASCMNNTNISREIWQGTKNLSNELGETAHAAILEGRFAVYIAKCEGVKDLSVVTTIGFRIPAHATAVGKMLLSSLSEEELKSRLGNVELERYTEKTVVTYEKLVEELQEIAKQGYAIDNQEIIPGGICVAAPIYDKTHKMIAAMSVTIPVMRVTDEFMNEVRNKVRLAAVNVSMRLGKL; encoded by the coding sequence ATGAGTAATGGTAAACCAACAATGGTAAAATCGGCATCGCGCACACTTGATATCATTGAATTTATTGTAAAAAGCCCTAAGCCTCCTACGTTTACCGGCATACAAGAGTATTTGGATATTCCCAAAAGCTCGTTATCCTATTTGCTCCAGGATTTAACAAACCGTGATTACATCCAATTTGATCCCGATATGAGAGTGTATTATCCGGGATTAAAGTTAATTCAATTAAGCGCTTCGTGTATGAACAACACTAACATATCGCGGGAAATCTGGCAGGGAACTAAAAACCTGAGCAATGAATTGGGGGAAACTGCCCATGCCGCTATATTAGAAGGGCGTTTTGCCGTTTATATTGCAAAATGTGAGGGAGTGAAAGATTTAAGTGTGGTAACAACCATAGGTTTCAGAATTCCTGCACATGCTACTGCCGTCGGCAAGATGTTGTTGTCATCGCTTAGTGAAGAGGAACTAAAATCACGTTTGGGAAATGTGGAACTTGAGCGTTATACAGAGAAAACGGTAGTTACGTATGAAAAATTAGTGGAAGAACTACAAGAAATTGCCAAACAAGGCTACGCGATTGACAATCAGGAAATCATTCCGGGCGGTATTTGTGTGGCTGCGCCTATCTATGATAAGACTCATAAAATGATTGCCGCCATGAGTGTAACCATTCCTGTAATGCGGGTTACTGACGAATTTATGAATGAAGTGCGTAATAAGGTACGTTTAGCGGCGGTTAATGTATCGATGCGGCTGGGGAAATTGTAA